The following DNA comes from Burkholderia sp. HI2500.
CGCAACGAGGTGCGCGACAGGGTTTACTCTAGGTATCTGTTCCGTCGCGATAAATGCGGCAGATGCGAATTGAATTGTCGTGTCAGTGGAACAATCGCCATCCGTACACCCGGCAGGGTTATGCGGAAATCGCTCGAACCCGCTTGCAGCGGGCCTCGCACGGGCGCGACGACGGCGCGCGGCGACGCAGGCGGACGATTGCGTCGCCTGGCACAAAGGTTTGCTGCGGATTCGGGAAGGATCGGCTGCGCCGGGCGGGAAATGGGGCGCGGAGGCGGGGCGACACGCGGGCCTGGCAGCCCGCGTGTGCGGTTCAGTTGCTCAGTTCAGGCGCTTACGCAACCCACTCGTTGATGACCGGCGTGTCGAGCGCCGGTGCGCGTTCGGCTTCCTCGAACGTGCGCTTGCTGCACGTCGCGTCGAGGCTGCCCTTGCCGCTCAGCAGCGGGCAGCGGTCGAACACCTCGGCGATCCAGTCGACGAACACGCGCACCTTCGGCGACAGATGGCGGCTGTGCGGATACACGACCGAGATCGGCATCGGCAGCGGCTTGACGCCCGGCAGCACTTCCTTGAGCCGGCCTTCGCGCAGATGCGGCAGCACCATGAAGAGCGGCGGCTGGATCAGCCCGAAGCCTTCGATCCCGCAGGTCACGTACGCATCCGCGTCGTTGACCGACACGATGCCTTCCATCTTCATCTCGACTTCCTTGCCGTCGGTCAGGAACGTCCAGTCGATCGTGCGGCCGGTGCGGCTCGAGAAGTAGTTGACGGCCTTGTGCTGGTTCAGGTCGTCGATCGTCTGCGGCTCGCCGTGGCGCTCGAGATAGTCGGGCGACGCGACCGTCACGCATTCGAACAGGCCGACCCGGCGTGCGACGAGCGACGAGTCCTGCAGCGCACCGACGCGGATCACGCAATCGACCCCTTCCTGCAGCAGGTCGACCGGCCGGTCGGACAGGCCGAGCTGCAGGTCGATGTCCGGATAGCGCGTATGGAATTCGCACAGCGACGGAATCACGAGCAGCCGCCCGATCGAACCCGGCATGTCGATACGCAACTTTCCGTGCGGCTTCCGGTTGTTCGCCTGGAAGCTCGCCTCGGTTTCCTCGACGTCCGCGAGGATCCGCACGCATCGTTCGTAGTACGCGGCGCCGTCCGGCGTGAGCGACAGCCGGCGCGTGGTCCGGTGCATCAGCCGCACACCGAGGAATGCTTCGAGATTCTGGATGATCGTCGTGACGGACGCTCGCGGCAAGCTGAGCGTTTCTGCTGCCTTGGTGAAGCTGCTTGTATCGACGACGCGAGTAAACACCTGCATGGCCTGAAGCCGGTCCATCACAACCTCCGCAATCTAATGAGCCTCCGGAACAAGAAGGCTGCGCTACCTCGTGGGTAAACGCAGCCTCGGATTGTTCGGGGGCGTTGAATTGTGTTGCCGGATTATAGGCATTTATCCCAATGTCTGCCGGACCCAGAATTCGTTCCATCTCGAAATGGATGCTGCATCGTCATGGACGCTTCTGAATTCAGCAAATTCCTGAAGGCCGCGTTGCCCGTGCAAGCCACGGCAGGCGCGGCGCTGACGGTCGCCGAAGTCGAAATTCCCGGCTACGCGCAGGACATCGTGCTGCGACTCTACCGCCGCCCGGACAAGACCGGGTTGCCAGTAGTGCTTTATTTCCACGGCGGCGGCTTCGTGCGCGGTTCGCTCGAAGACGCCGATTTCGCCGCGCGTTTTTTAGCAGAACGCTTACCAGCGCTCGTAGTGTCGGTCGATTATTCGCTCGCGCCGGCCTTTCCTTTTCCGGCCGCGCCGGAGGATGCGTATCGCGCCGCCGTGTGGGCCGCGACGCGCGCCCGCGCGTTCGGCGGCAACCCGAAGAAGATCGGTGTCGCGGGCCACGACGCGGGCGGCCAGCTCGCGAACTGCCTCGCGTTCATCGCGCGCGATCGCGGCGAGGTGCAGATCGTCGCGCAGGCGCTGTTCGGGCCGATGCTCGACCCCAGCATGACGCGCATCGGCGACGCCGATCGTCTTTCCTCCGACATCACCCCGCGCGAATGCGCTGCCTGTTATCGCGCGTATCTGCCGCAGGCCGCGCAACGCATGCACCCGTACGCGGCGCCACTCGAATCGGTGCGCCTCGCGGGGCTGCCGCCGACGCTCGTCGTCACCGCGCAGAACGATGTGCTGCACGTCGAGGCGGAGAAATATGCGGGCTGCCTGATCTCGTCGGGCGTGCTCACGCAGGTGATCCGCTATCCGGACATCACGCACGCCGCGCTCGCGACGCACGAAGCCGCCTTCGAGGAAGCCGTGCGCTTCTTCCAGTGCCGCTTCCAGGCGCGCCAGCCGAACCGTTCCGAATAACCAAAACCAATCCACGTTTACTGGAGATCCACATGGCCATCCTACGCACCTCCCGTTCCCGAATCGCGACAGCGGCGATCGTGACGCTCGCCGTCGTCGGCCTCGGAACGTTCGGCGCGATGCGCGTGAACGCAAACGCACCGGAGAAAGCGGCAGCACCGCTGCCCGAAGTCGACGTCGCGACCGTCGTGCCGCAGACCGTGACCGACTGGCAGAGTTATTCGGGCCGCCTCGAAGCGGTCGAGAAAGTCGACGTGCGCCCGCAGGTGTCGGGCACGATCGTCGCGGTGAACTTCAAGGACGGCGCGCTCGTGAAGAAAGGCGACGTGCTGTTCGTGATCGACCCGCGCCCGTACCAGGCCGAGACCGATCGCGCAGCCGCGCAGCTCGCGGCCGCACAGGCGCGCAACGGCTACGCGCAGACCGACTGGCAGCGCGCGCAGCGGCTGATCGGCGACAACGCGATCGCCAAGCGCGACTACGACGAGAAGCAGAATGCGGCCCGCGAGGCGACGGCGAACCTGAAGGCCGCCGAAGCCGCGCTGGAAACGGCGCGGATCAACCTCGGCTATACGCGGATCACGGCGCCGGTGTCGGGCCGCGTGTCGCGTGCGGAAATCACGCTCGGCAACGTCGTGTCGGCCGGCGCAGCGGCCGCGCCGCTGACGACGCTGGTGTCGGTGTCGCCGATCTACGCGTCGTTCGACGCGGACGAGCAGACCTACCTGCAATACATCAACGGCGCGCGCAGCGGCCGCAAGGTGCCGGTCGATCTCGGCCTCGCGAACGAAACCGGCTACTCGCGCAGCGGCGAGATCGACTCGGTCGACAACCGGCTCGACACGTCGTCCGGCACGATCCGCGTGCGCGCGCGCTTCGACAACGCCGACGGTGCGCTCGTCCCGGGCCTGTATGCACGCGTGAAGGTGGGCGGCAGCGCGCCGCACGAGGCACTGCTCGTCGACGACGCGGCGATCAACACCGACCAGGACAAGAAGTTCGTGTTCGTCGTCGACCAGCAAGGCCGCGTGTCGTACCGCGAAGTGCAGCAGGGGATGCAGCACGGCAACCGGCGCGTGATCGTGAGCGGGCTCTCCGCCGGCGATCGCGTGGTCGTGAACGGCACGCAGCGCGTGCGCCCCGGCGAGCAGGTGAAGCCGCACATGGTCCCGATGACGGGCGGTGACGCGCCGTCCGCGCCTTTGGCGGGCAACGCGAAGCCGGCCGCCCCGGCGAAGGCGGATTCGTAAGCGGCCCGCCGCTTCGTATCCGCGTTCAACCAGACAGAGCCACACATGAACATTTCCAAATTCTTTATCGACCGGCCGATCTTCGCAGGAGTCCTATCGGTGATCATCCTGCTCGGCGGGGTGATCGCGATGTTCCTGCTGCCGATCTCCGAGTATCCGGAAGTCGTGCCGCCTTCCGTGATCGTCAAGGCGCAGTACCCGGGCGCGAACCCGAAAGTGATCGCCGAGACGGTCGCGTCGCCGCTCGAAGAGCAGATCAACGGCGTCGAGGACATGCTCTACATGCAGTCGCAGGCGAACAGCGACGGCAACATGACGATCACCGTCACGTTCAAGCTCGGCACCGATCCGGACAAGGCCACGCAGCTCGTGCAGAACCGCGTGAACCAGGCGCTGCCGCGCCTGCCGGAAGACGTGCAGCGGCTCGGCATCACGACGGTGAAGAGCTCGCCGACGCTGACGATGGTGGTCCACCTGATCTCGCCGGACAACCGTTACGACATGACCTACCTGCGCAACTATGCGCTGATCAACGTGAAGGATCGCCTGTCGCGGATCCAGGGCGTCGGCCAGGTGCAGCTGTGGGGTTCGGGCGACTACGCGATGCGCGTGTGGCTCGATCCGCAGAAGGTCGCGCAGCGCGGGCTGTCGGCCGAGGACGTCGTGCAGGCGATCCGCGAGCAGAACGTGCAGGTCGCGGCCGGCGTGATCGGCGCGTCGCCGTCGTTGCCCGGCACGCCGCTGCAGTTGTCGGTGAACGCGCGCGGCCGTCTGCAGACGGAGGACGAGTTCGGCGACATCGTCGTGAAGACGACGCCGGATGGCGGCGTCACGCACCTGCGCGACATCGCGCGGATCCAGCTCGACGCGTCCGAGTACGGGCTGCGCTCGCTGCTCGACAACAAGCCGGCCGTCGCGATGGCGATCAACCAGTCGCCGGGCGCGAACTCGCTGCAGATCTCGGACGAAGTGCGCAAGACGATGGCCGAGCTGAAGCAGGACATGCCGGCGGGCGTCGACTACAAGATCGTGTATGACCCGACGCAGTTCGTGCGGTCGTCGATCAAGGCCGTCGTGCACACGCTGCTCGAAGCGATCGCGCTGGTCGTGATCGTCGTGATCGTGTTCCTGCAGACCTGGCGCGCATCGATCATTCCGCTGATCGCGGTGCCGGTGTCGATCGTCGGCACGTTCTCGCTGCTGCTCGCGTTCGGGTATTCGATCAACGCGTTGTCATTGTTCGGGATGGTGCTCGCGATCGGGATCGTGGTCGACGATGCGATCGTGGTGGTCGAGAACGTCGAGCGCAACATCGAAAGCGGGATGAACGCACGGGCGGCGACCTACAAGGCGATGCAGGAAGTGAGCGGGCCGATCATCGCGATCGCGCTGACGCTCGTCGCCGTGTTCGTGCCGCTCGCGTTCATGTCGGGCCTGACCGGCCAGTTCTACAAGCAGTTCGCGATGACCATCGCGATCTCGACGGTGATCTCGGCGTTCAACTCGCTGACGTTGTCGCCGGCGCTGTCCGCGATCCTGCTGAAGGGTCACGGTGACAAGGAAGACTGGCTCACGCGCGTGATGAACCGCGTGCTCGGCGGCTTCTTCCGCGGCTTCAACAAGGTGTTCCATCGCGGCGCGGAGAACTACGGCCGCGGCGTGCGCGGCGTGCTGTCGCGCAAGACGGTGATGCTCGGCGTGTACCTCGTGCTGGTGGGCGCGACCGTGCTCGTGTCGAAGGTCGTGCCGGGCGGCTTCGTGCCCGCGCAGGACAAGGAATACCTGATCGCGTTCGCGCAGCTGCCGAACGGCGCGTCGCTCGACCGCACCGAGAAGGTGATCCGCGACATGGGCTCGATCGCGCTGAAGCAGCCGGGTGTCGAGAGCGCGGTGGCGTTCCCGGGGCTGTCGGTGAACGGCTTCACGAACAGCTCGAGCGCGGGCATCGTGTTCGTCACGCTGAAGCCGTTCTCGGAACGGCACGGCAAGGCGCTGTCGGCCGGCGCGATCGCGGGGGCGCTGAACCAGAAGTACGGCGCGATGAAGGACTCGTTCGTCGCGGTGTTCCCGCCGCCGCCGGTGCTCGGCCTCGGTACGCTGGGCGGGTTCAAGATGCAGGTGGAGGATCGCGGCGCGGTCGGCTATGCGCGGCTCGCGGATGCGACCAACGACTTCATCAAGCGCGCTCAGCAGGCGCCTGAGCTTGGCCCGTTGTTCACGAGCTACCAGATCAACGTGCCGCAGCTCAACGTCGATCTCGATCGCGTGAAGGCGAAGCAGTTGGGCGTGCCGGTGACCGACGTGTTCAACACGATGCAGGTGTATCTCGGCTCGCTGTACGTGAACGACTTCAACCGCTTCGGCCGTGTGTATCAGGTACGTGTGCAGGCCGATGCGCCGTTCCGCCAGCGCGCGGACGACATCCTGCAGTTGAAGACACGCAACGACCGTGGCGAGATGGTGCCGCTGTCGTCGCTCGTCACGGTGACGCCGACGTTCGGCCCGGAAATGGTCGTGCGCTACAACGGCTACACGGCGGCCGACATCAACGGCGGCCCGGCACCGGGCTTCTCGTCGGGCCAGGCGCAGGCCGCGATCGAGCGCATCGCGCATGAAACGCTGCCGCGCGGCGTGCGGTTCGAATGGACCGACCTCACGTACCAGCAGATTCTTGCCGGCGATTCGGCGATGTACGTGTTCCCGATCAGCGTGCTGCTCGTGTTCCTCGTGCTCGCGGCGTTGTATGAAAGCCTGACGCTGCCGCTCGCGGTGATCCTGATCGTGCCGATGAGCATTCTGTCGGCGCTGACGGGCGTGTGGCTCACGCAGGGCGACAACAACATCTTCACGCAGATCGGCTTGATGGTGCTGGTGGGGCTGTCGGCGAAGAACGCGATCCTGATCGTCGAATTCGCGCGTGAACTCGAACACGACGGCAGGACGCCGCTCGAGGCCGCGATCGAGGCGAGCCGGCTGCGGCTGCGCCCGATCCTGATGACGTCGATCGCCTTCATCATGGGTGTGGTGCCGCTCGTCACGTCGACGGGCGCCGGTTCGGAAATGCGCCATGCGATGGGGGTCGCGGTGTTCTTCGGGATGCTCGGCGTGACGCTGTTCGGGCTGATGCTGACGCCGGTGTTCTACGTCGTGCTACGCACGCTCGCGGGCGGCAAGATCCACGTCGCCGGGAAGGACTCGGCGGGTTATGGTGTGCCGTCCCAGCACGTGCCGGCTTCGGATGCTTGAGGACAGGAAGATGAATAACTTGCACAACACGAATGGCCTGATGCGCTTCGCGAAGGTGGCGGCCGCGAGCACCCTGCTCGCGACGCTGCTCGCCGCGTGCGCGGTGGGGCCCGACTACAAGCGCCCGGATGCGCCGACGCCTGCCGCATTCAAGGAAGCGCCGACGCTTGCCGCCGGCGAGCAGGCCGGCACGTGGAAGACGGCCGAGCCGGCGGACGGCGCGCATCGCGGCGAATGGTGGAAGGTGTTCGGCGACCCGGTGCTCGATTCGCTCGAGACGCAGGCGCTCGCCGCGAACCAGAACCTGAAGGCCGCGGCTGCACGTGTCGAGGAAGCGCGCGCGGCGACGCGTTCGGCGCGCTCGCAATGGTTCCCGCAGGTCGGCGCCGGCTTCGGGCCGACGCGCGAGGGGCTGTCGTCGGCGTCACAGTTCCAGCCGCAGGGCACGGGGCCGACCAACGCGACGCTGTGGCGCGCGCAGGGCACCGTGTCGTATGAAGCCGACCTGTTCGGCCGCGTCGGCCGCAACGTCGAGGCGTCGCGTGCCGACCAGGCGCAGAGCGAAGCGCTGTTCCGCTCGGTGCAGCTCGCGCTGCAGGCGGACGTCGCGCAGAACTACTTCGAACTGCGTCAGCTCGATTCCGACCAGGACTTGTACCGCCGCACGGTGGAGTTGCGCGAGCAGGCACTGAAGCTCGTGCAGCGCCGCTTCAACGAAGGCGACATCAGCGAGCTCGACGTGTCGCGCGCGAAGAACGAGCTGGCGACCGCGCAGGCCGATGCGGTCGGCGTCGCGCGGCGGCGCGCGGCGTCCGAGCATGCGCTCGCGATCCTGCTCGGCAAGGCGCCCGCGGATTTCGCGTTCAAGGAAACGCCGATCGTGCCGGTCGCGGTGAAGGTGCCGCCGGGCCTGCCGTCCGCGCTGCTCGAGCGCCGTCCGGACGTGTCGGCGGCCGAACGCGCGATGGCGGCCGCGAACGCGCGGATCGGCCTCGCGAAGTCGGCGTACTTCCCGAAGCTCGACATCACGGGGGCGTTTGGGTATGAAGCGTCGACGCTCGGCAACCTGTTCCTGTGGTCGAGCCGCACGTTCCTGCTCGGGCCGTTCGCCGGTACCGCGCTGACATTGCCGCTGTTCGACGGCGGCCGTCGTGCGGCCGGTGTGCAGCAGGCACGCGCGCAGTACGACGAGCAGGTCGCGAACTACCGGCAGCAGGTGCTCGTCGCGTTCCGCGAGGTCGAGGACAATCTCGCCGACCTGCGCCTGCTCGACGACCAGATCCGCGCGCAGGATGCGGCCGTCAACGCGTCGCGTCGCGCGGCGACGTTGTCGCGCACGCAGTATCAGGAAGGGGAGGTCGCGTATCTCGACGTGATCGACAGCGAACGCTCGGTGCTGCAGTCGCAATTGCAGTCGAACCAGTTGACCGGCGCGCAGGCCGTGTCGACCGTGAACCTGATCCGCGCGCTGGGCGGCGGATGGGGGCCGGCACCGACGGCGGTGGGCGATGCGGCGACGGGCAAGGCGGAGGTGGCTGCGCGGTGATGCACCGGCCCGAGACGGGCCGACTTACTGGGTAGTCGATCGAAGAACCCCGATCCGTGGCGACGCGGATCGGGTTTTTTATTGGCGGTCAGTCACGGCGGTCAGGCCTGTTGCTCCGGTTTCACGTCTGTGCGTTCCGCGATCACCACCGCGTAGCGGCCGACCGCATCGGCGATGCGATGCGCCAGTTCCGGATCGCGCACCGCGCGCGCGAGCGTGACGCCGCCCGACAGCAGCGCAAGAAACGCGATGGCCCGATCGTCATCGGGTGGGTTATCCATTCCTGCCGACACTTCGTCAACGATCTGCCGCAGTGCCTGCTCGTAAGCGTCGCGCGTTTCGTCGTCGGCGCGCATCACTTCCGGGGACAGGCTTGGCAGCGCACAGCTTTCACCGAGCTCGCAAGTGCGTCGCGGCCCGAGGTAGAACGACACGAACGGGCGCCGCCAGCGCGCGCCATGCTCGGCCTTGAACGTCGCGACGCCTTGCCGGAGCTGGGCGAGGCCATCGAGGACGACCTGCCGGAACGCTTCGCCCTTCGTTTTGAAATGGCCGTAGAACGCGCCGTTGGTGACGCCCGCCGCCTTCGTCAGCGGACCGATGCCGGAGCCGCCATACCCCTCCTCGCGGAACAGCCGGCTCGCGGCTTCGAGGATGCGCGTACGGGTTTCGTGCTTGTGCTCGACGGAATAACGCATGACA
Coding sequences within:
- the ceoR gene encoding putative multidrug efflux transcriptional regulator CeoR, with amino-acid sequence MDRLQAMQVFTRVVDTSSFTKAAETLSLPRASVTTIIQNLEAFLGVRLMHRTTRRLSLTPDGAAYYERCVRILADVEETEASFQANNRKPHGKLRIDMPGSIGRLLVIPSLCEFHTRYPDIDLQLGLSDRPVDLLQEGVDCVIRVGALQDSSLVARRVGLFECVTVASPDYLERHGEPQTIDDLNQHKAVNYFSSRTGRTIDWTFLTDGKEVEMKMEGIVSVNDADAYVTCGIEGFGLIQPPLFMVLPHLREGRLKEVLPGVKPLPMPISVVYPHSRHLSPKVRVFVDWIAEVFDRCPLLSGKGSLDATCSKRTFEEAERAPALDTPVINEWVA
- a CDS encoding alpha/beta hydrolase, which codes for MDASEFSKFLKAALPVQATAGAALTVAEVEIPGYAQDIVLRLYRRPDKTGLPVVLYFHGGGFVRGSLEDADFAARFLAERLPALVVSVDYSLAPAFPFPAAPEDAYRAAVWAATRARAFGGNPKKIGVAGHDAGGQLANCLAFIARDRGEVQIVAQALFGPMLDPSMTRIGDADRLSSDITPRECAACYRAYLPQAAQRMHPYAAPLESVRLAGLPPTLVVTAQNDVLHVEAEKYAGCLISSGVLTQVIRYPDITHAALATHEAAFEEAVRFFQCRFQARQPNRSE
- the ceoA gene encoding multidrug efflux RND transporter periplasmic adaptor subunit CeoA, giving the protein MAILRTSRSRIATAAIVTLAVVGLGTFGAMRVNANAPEKAAAPLPEVDVATVVPQTVTDWQSYSGRLEAVEKVDVRPQVSGTIVAVNFKDGALVKKGDVLFVIDPRPYQAETDRAAAQLAAAQARNGYAQTDWQRAQRLIGDNAIAKRDYDEKQNAAREATANLKAAEAALETARINLGYTRITAPVSGRVSRAEITLGNVVSAGAAAAPLTTLVSVSPIYASFDADEQTYLQYINGARSGRKVPVDLGLANETGYSRSGEIDSVDNRLDTSSGTIRVRARFDNADGALVPGLYARVKVGGSAPHEALLVDDAAINTDQDKKFVFVVDQQGRVSYREVQQGMQHGNRRVIVSGLSAGDRVVVNGTQRVRPGEQVKPHMVPMTGGDAPSAPLAGNAKPAAPAKADS
- the ceoB gene encoding multidrug efflux RND transporter permease subunit CeoB, translated to MNISKFFIDRPIFAGVLSVIILLGGVIAMFLLPISEYPEVVPPSVIVKAQYPGANPKVIAETVASPLEEQINGVEDMLYMQSQANSDGNMTITVTFKLGTDPDKATQLVQNRVNQALPRLPEDVQRLGITTVKSSPTLTMVVHLISPDNRYDMTYLRNYALINVKDRLSRIQGVGQVQLWGSGDYAMRVWLDPQKVAQRGLSAEDVVQAIREQNVQVAAGVIGASPSLPGTPLQLSVNARGRLQTEDEFGDIVVKTTPDGGVTHLRDIARIQLDASEYGLRSLLDNKPAVAMAINQSPGANSLQISDEVRKTMAELKQDMPAGVDYKIVYDPTQFVRSSIKAVVHTLLEAIALVVIVVIVFLQTWRASIIPLIAVPVSIVGTFSLLLAFGYSINALSLFGMVLAIGIVVDDAIVVVENVERNIESGMNARAATYKAMQEVSGPIIAIALTLVAVFVPLAFMSGLTGQFYKQFAMTIAISTVISAFNSLTLSPALSAILLKGHGDKEDWLTRVMNRVLGGFFRGFNKVFHRGAENYGRGVRGVLSRKTVMLGVYLVLVGATVLVSKVVPGGFVPAQDKEYLIAFAQLPNGASLDRTEKVIRDMGSIALKQPGVESAVAFPGLSVNGFTNSSSAGIVFVTLKPFSERHGKALSAGAIAGALNQKYGAMKDSFVAVFPPPPVLGLGTLGGFKMQVEDRGAVGYARLADATNDFIKRAQQAPELGPLFTSYQINVPQLNVDLDRVKAKQLGVPVTDVFNTMQVYLGSLYVNDFNRFGRVYQVRVQADAPFRQRADDILQLKTRNDRGEMVPLSSLVTVTPTFGPEMVVRYNGYTAADINGGPAPGFSSGQAQAAIERIAHETLPRGVRFEWTDLTYQQILAGDSAMYVFPISVLLVFLVLAALYESLTLPLAVILIVPMSILSALTGVWLTQGDNNIFTQIGLMVLVGLSAKNAILIVEFARELEHDGRTPLEAAIEASRLRLRPILMTSIAFIMGVVPLVTSTGAGSEMRHAMGVAVFFGMLGVTLFGLMLTPVFYVVLRTLAGGKIHVAGKDSAGYGVPSQHVPASDA
- the opcM gene encoding multidrug efflux transporter outer membrane subunit OpcM, whose amino-acid sequence is MNNLHNTNGLMRFAKVAAASTLLATLLAACAVGPDYKRPDAPTPAAFKEAPTLAAGEQAGTWKTAEPADGAHRGEWWKVFGDPVLDSLETQALAANQNLKAAAARVEEARAATRSARSQWFPQVGAGFGPTREGLSSASQFQPQGTGPTNATLWRAQGTVSYEADLFGRVGRNVEASRADQAQSEALFRSVQLALQADVAQNYFELRQLDSDQDLYRRTVELREQALKLVQRRFNEGDISELDVSRAKNELATAQADAVGVARRRAASEHALAILLGKAPADFAFKETPIVPVAVKVPPGLPSALLERRPDVSAAERAMAAANARIGLAKSAYFPKLDITGAFGYEASTLGNLFLWSSRTFLLGPFAGTALTLPLFDGGRRAAGVQQARAQYDEQVANYRQQVLVAFREVEDNLADLRLLDDQIRAQDAAVNASRRAATLSRTQYQEGEVAYLDVIDSERSVLQSQLQSNQLTGAQAVSTVNLIRALGGGWGPAPTAVGDAATGKAEVAAR
- a CDS encoding TetR/AcrR family transcriptional regulator; its protein translation is MRYSVEHKHETRTRILEAASRLFREEGYGGSGIGPLTKAAGVTNGAFYGHFKTKGEAFRQVVLDGLAQLRQGVATFKAEHGARWRRPFVSFYLGPRRTCELGESCALPSLSPEVMRADDETRDAYEQALRQIVDEVSAGMDNPPDDDRAIAFLALLSGGVTLARAVRDPELAHRIADAVGRYAVVIAERTDVKPEQQA